The Hymenobacter sp. 5317J-9 genome has a window encoding:
- a CDS encoding acyl-CoA carboxylase subunit beta, with protein sequence MNVEFNRNEDQLKQLSFNLTQKLQKVALGGGPKRIEAHKAKGKLTARERIEYLLDKGAAQVEIGAFAGEGMYKEEGGCPGGGVVVVIGYVAGRQCVVVANDATVKAGAWFPITAKKNLRAQEISIENKLPIIYLVDSAGVYLPMQDEIFPDKEHFGRIFRNNAVMSSMGIVQISAIMGPCVAGGAYLPIMSDEAMIVNGTGSVFLAGSYLVKSAIGESIDNEALGGASMHSEISGVTDYKFDTDEECLEHIRNIFDKMGGQASAGFSRVAPAKPAQDEQEIYGLLPSDRVKPYDMMDIINRLVDKSEFEPYKDLYGQTLICGLARIDGWAVGIVANQRKIVKSKKTGMQMGGVIYSDSADKAARFIMNCNQKRIPLVFLHDVSGFMVGSQSEQGGIIKDGAKMVNAMSNSVVPKFTVIVGNSYGAGNYAMCGKAYDPRLIVAWPTAQLAVMSGAAAANTLLQIQVASLKAKGEVITPEAEKELLDRIKARYEEQLSPYYAAARLWVDAVIDPLETRKVISEGIAAANHAPIEKAYNVGVIQV encoded by the coding sequence ATGAACGTCGAGTTCAACCGCAACGAAGACCAACTCAAGCAGCTCAGCTTCAACCTTACCCAAAAGCTTCAGAAAGTGGCCCTCGGCGGCGGCCCGAAGCGCATCGAGGCCCACAAGGCCAAGGGCAAGCTCACCGCCCGCGAGCGGATTGAATACCTGCTGGATAAAGGCGCGGCGCAGGTGGAAATTGGTGCTTTCGCGGGCGAAGGCATGTACAAAGAAGAGGGCGGCTGCCCCGGCGGCGGCGTGGTCGTCGTCATCGGCTACGTAGCCGGGCGACAGTGCGTGGTGGTGGCCAACGACGCCACCGTGAAGGCCGGCGCCTGGTTCCCCATCACGGCCAAGAAGAACTTGCGGGCTCAGGAAATCAGCATCGAGAACAAGCTGCCCATCATCTACCTCGTCGATTCGGCCGGCGTGTACCTGCCCATGCAGGACGAAATTTTCCCCGATAAGGAGCATTTCGGCCGCATCTTCCGCAACAACGCGGTGATGAGCAGCATGGGCATCGTACAAATTTCGGCCATTATGGGTCCCTGCGTGGCGGGGGGCGCTTATTTGCCCATCATGTCCGACGAGGCCATGATTGTGAACGGCACGGGCTCGGTGTTTCTGGCCGGCTCGTACCTAGTGAAGTCGGCCATTGGCGAGAGCATCGACAACGAGGCGCTGGGCGGCGCCAGCATGCATTCCGAAATCTCGGGCGTGACGGACTACAAGTTCGACACCGACGAGGAGTGCCTGGAGCACATCCGCAACATCTTCGACAAGATGGGTGGGCAGGCGTCGGCGGGTTTCAGCCGCGTGGCCCCGGCCAAGCCGGCGCAGGACGAGCAGGAAATCTACGGCCTCCTGCCGTCGGACCGGGTGAAGCCCTACGACATGATGGACATTATCAACCGCCTGGTCGACAAATCCGAGTTTGAGCCCTACAAGGACCTCTACGGCCAGACGCTCATCTGCGGGCTGGCGCGCATCGACGGCTGGGCCGTGGGCATCGTGGCCAACCAGCGCAAGATTGTGAAGAGCAAGAAAACCGGCATGCAGATGGGCGGCGTCATCTACTCCGACTCGGCCGACAAGGCGGCGCGCTTCATCATGAACTGTAACCAGAAGCGCATTCCGCTGGTGTTTCTGCACGACGTGTCAGGCTTCATGGTGGGTAGCCAGAGCGAGCAGGGCGGCATCATCAAGGACGGCGCCAAGATGGTGAACGCCATGAGCAACTCGGTGGTGCCCAAGTTCACGGTCATCGTGGGCAACAGCTACGGCGCCGGCAACTACGCCATGTGCGGCAAGGCCTACGACCCGCGCCTCATCGTGGCCTGGCCCACCGCCCAACTGGCCGTCATGAGCGGCGCGGCAGCCGCCAACACCCTGCTGCAAATCCAGGTGGCCTCGCTCAAAGCCAAGGGCGAAGTCATCACCCCCGAAGCCGAAAAGGAGTTGCTCGACCGCATCAAGGCCCGCTACGAGGAACAACTCTCGCCCTACTACGCCGCGGCCCGCCTTTGGGTCGATGCGGTGATTGACCCGCTGGAAACCCGGAAGGTGATTTCCGAAGGCATCGCGGCAGCCAATCATGCGCCGATTGAGAAGGCGTATAATGTGGGGGTTATTCAGGTGTGA
- a CDS encoding ABC transporter ATP-binding protein: MVRIRNLHFGYSRKHPLFQDLSLTLEQGHIYGLLGKNGAGKSTLLKNLVGLAFPQAGTCEVLGQPAAKRLPAVLANLFFLPEEVYVPAVTAAKFVAHTAGFYPAFDHEALARYLAEFEVPADAVLPSLSFGQQKKFMIAFALAANTRLLVLDEPTNGLDIPSKAQFRKIVASAFAEERCLIISTHQVRDLESLIDTVLVLHGRRIVLNADLGELAEQLAFATVPEADAADLYAEASVRGAQVIRPNRSGVPSRVDLELLFNALVSETPALTQYLTQSQPRHEPVL; this comes from the coding sequence ATGGTACGCATCCGCAACCTCCATTTCGGGTACTCCCGCAAGCACCCGCTTTTCCAAGACCTCAGCCTGACGTTGGAGCAAGGCCACATTTACGGCCTGCTGGGCAAGAACGGGGCGGGCAAGTCTACCCTGCTCAAGAACCTGGTAGGGCTGGCGTTTCCGCAGGCCGGCACGTGCGAGGTGCTGGGGCAGCCGGCCGCCAAGCGCCTGCCGGCCGTGCTGGCCAACCTGTTTTTTCTGCCCGAAGAAGTGTACGTGCCGGCCGTGACAGCGGCAAAATTTGTGGCGCACACGGCGGGGTTCTACCCCGCGTTCGACCACGAGGCGCTGGCCCGCTACCTGGCCGAGTTTGAGGTGCCGGCCGATGCCGTGTTGCCGTCGCTCTCGTTTGGGCAGCAGAAGAAATTCATGATTGCCTTCGCGCTGGCCGCCAACACCCGCCTGCTGGTGCTGGACGAGCCCACCAACGGCCTCGACATTCCGAGCAAGGCGCAGTTCCGCAAAATCGTGGCATCGGCCTTCGCCGAGGAGCGCTGCCTCATCATTTCCACCCACCAGGTGCGCGATTTGGAAAGCCTGATTGACACCGTGCTGGTGCTGCACGGCCGGCGCATCGTGCTCAACGCCGACCTGGGCGAGCTGGCCGAGCAACTGGCGTTTGCCACGGTACCGGAGGCCGATGCTGCGGACCTCTACGCCGAGGCGTCGGTGCGGGGCGCGCAGGTTATCCGGCCCAACCGCAGCGGCGTGCCGAGCCGCGTCGACCTAGAACTACTCTTCAACGCCCTGGTGAGCGAAACGCCCGCGCTCACCCAGTATCTCACCCAATCCCAACCCCGTCATGAGCCAGTTCTTTAG